From one Lycium ferocissimum isolate CSIRO_LF1 chromosome 5, AGI_CSIRO_Lferr_CH_V1, whole genome shotgun sequence genomic stretch:
- the LOC132058381 gene encoding uncharacterized protein LOC132058381, producing the protein MKGVMRFGKKGKLSPRYIGPYQIVRTIGKVAYELDLPADLGAVHPVFHVSMLRKCIGDPSRVFPVDDIQITEELSYEEQPIAILDRQVKRLRNKDMASVKVLWRNNNREEVTWEAEEQMKKKYPHLFSAPTDLGQPES; encoded by the coding sequence atgaagggtgttatgagattcggcaagaaagggaagctcagtccgagatatattggaccgtaCCAGATTGTTCGCacaataggcaaggttgcctatgagttagatctgccagctgatttgggagcggtacacccggtatttcatgtttctatgcttcgtaaatgtattggtgacccttccagagtatttcctgtagatgatatccagatcacagaggagctatcttatgaggagcagcctatagccatattggatcgtcaggtaaaaaggttgcggaacaaagatatggcttctgttaaagtgctgtggcggaataataaccgagaggaagtgacctgggaagctgaggagcagatgaagaagaagtatcctcatttgttttcagcgcctacag